Proteins encoded by one window of Nicotiana tabacum cultivar K326 chromosome 10, ASM71507v2, whole genome shotgun sequence:
- the LOC107762477 gene encoding DEAD-box ATP-dependent RNA helicase 57 isoform X2 — protein sequence MEKDASFLFGGITFNRKKFATDFDRFKGHKTSDNSLEKLELVENEKSEMEDATNTCVGKKRKRKEKGTVPDSVDGFSVFKNSKLKKEAASEENDQSANELLEGKKEYHRQLERDALFRKLHGIHVSGSNVPSPLHSFAELRSRYKCRLYLLRNLAELGFKEPTPIQRQAIPVLLSGRECFACAPTGSGKTFAFVFPILVKLKDTSNDGVRAVILSPTKELAAQTTRECRKLAKGKKFYIRLMTKKLAKSGDFSKLRCDILISTPLRLQFAIRKGKLDLSRVEFLVLDESDKLFEPGLLEQVDFVVNACTNPSILRSLFSATLPDIVEDRARTIMHDAVRVIIGRKNSASETIKQKLVFVGSEEGKLLALRQSFAESLNPPVLVFVQNKERAKELYDELKLEDFRADVIHSDLSQTQRENAVDNFRAGKTWVLIATDVVSRGMDFKGVNCVLNYDFPDAAAAYIHRIGRTGRAGRRGEAITFYTEADIPFLRNIANVITSSGGEVPEWIMSMTKKKWKKHRPQRETISTQPDI from the exons ATGGAAAAAGATGCATCTTTTTTGTTCGGCGGCATCACTTTCAATCGTAAAAAGTTTGCCACCGATTTTGACAGGTTTAAG gGGCATAAAACAAGTGACAACTCATTAGAGAAGCTGGAGTTAGTTGAGAATGAAAAATCCGAAATGGAAGATGCGACAAATACCTGTGTtggtaagaagaggaagagaaaggAGAAGGGAACAGTTCCTG ACTCAGTGGACGGATTCTCCGTTttcaaaaattcgaaattgaaaaagGAAGCTGCCAGTGAAGAGAATGATCAATCTGCAAATGAACTGCTTGAGGGAAAAAAAGAATATCATCGGCAATTGGAG AGGGATGCACTTTTCCGGAAGTTACACGGCATTCATGTTTCTGGAAGTAATGTCCCTTCGCCATTGCACAGTTTTGCAGAATTAAGATCAAG ATATAAATGTCGATTATATCTATTACGCAACCTGGCAGAACTGGGATTCAAAGAACCAACACCAATCCAAAGACAGGCTATTCCAGTCCTCTTATCT GGACGGGAATGCTTTGCTTGTGCACCTACTGGTTCTGGAAAAACATTTGCTTTTGTCTTTCCAATACTTGTGAAACTCAAG GATACTTCAAATGATGGTGTCCGAGCTGTAATTCTTTCCCCTACAAAAGAGTTAGCTGCTCAGACTACAAGAGAATGCAGAAAGTTGGCTAAAGGGAAGAAGTTCTACATCAGGTTGATGACTAAAAAGCTCGCTAAAAGTGGAGACTTTTCTAAATTGCGATGTGATATACTCATCTCGACACCATTGCGCTTACAGTTTGCTATCCGCAAAGGAAAGCTTGATTTAAGTAG GGTTGAATTTCTTGTCTTAGATGAATCGGATAAGCTTTTTGAGCCTGGCTTGCTAGAGCAGGTTGATTTTGTGGTGAACGCGTGCACAAATCCTTCAATTCTTCGGTCGTTGTTCAGTGCTACTTTACCTGATATAGTTGAAGACAGAGCGCGTACAATAATGCATGATGCTGTTCGAGTCATTATTGGTAGGAA AAATTCTGCTTCCGAAACAATAAAGCAAAAGTTGGTATTCGTAGGGAGTGAAGAAGGAAAACTTCTAGCTCTTCGTCAAAGCTTTGCAGAG agTTTGAATCCACCGGTGCTAGTATTCGTTCAAAACAAGGAGCGTGCAAAGGAGCTATATGACGAACTAAAATTGGAAGATTTTCGAGCTGATGTTATCCATTCAGATCTTTCTCAGACACAG AGAGAAAATGCTGTTGATAACTTTAGAGCTGGAAAAACATGGGTTCTAATTGCCACGGATGTGGTGTCCCGGGGAATGGATTTCAAAGGGGTCAACTGCGTATTAAATTATGATTTTCCAGACGCTGCTGCAGCATACATTCACAGAATTG GACGTACCGGAAGAGCAGGAAGGAGAGGAGAGGCTATTACATTTTATACTGAAGCAGATATTCCTTTTTTGAGGAACATAGCAAATGTTATTACTTCTTCTGGTGGTGAGGTTCCCGAGTGGATCATGTCAATGACCAAGAAAAAGTGGAAGAAACACAGGCCACAAAGAGAAACCATTTCAACTCAGCCAGATATATGA
- the LOC107762477 gene encoding DEAD-box ATP-dependent RNA helicase 57 isoform X1 codes for MEKDASFLFGGITFNRKKFATDFDRFKGHKTSDNSLEKLELVENEKSEMEDATNTCVGKKRKRKEKGTVPALVLDSVDGFSVFKNSKLKKEAASEENDQSANELLEGKKEYHRQLERDALFRKLHGIHVSGSNVPSPLHSFAELRSRYKCRLYLLRNLAELGFKEPTPIQRQAIPVLLSGRECFACAPTGSGKTFAFVFPILVKLKDTSNDGVRAVILSPTKELAAQTTRECRKLAKGKKFYIRLMTKKLAKSGDFSKLRCDILISTPLRLQFAIRKGKLDLSRVEFLVLDESDKLFEPGLLEQVDFVVNACTNPSILRSLFSATLPDIVEDRARTIMHDAVRVIIGRKNSASETIKQKLVFVGSEEGKLLALRQSFAESLNPPVLVFVQNKERAKELYDELKLEDFRADVIHSDLSQTQRENAVDNFRAGKTWVLIATDVVSRGMDFKGVNCVLNYDFPDAAAAYIHRIGRTGRAGRRGEAITFYTEADIPFLRNIANVITSSGGEVPEWIMSMTKKKWKKHRPQRETISTQPDI; via the exons ATGGAAAAAGATGCATCTTTTTTGTTCGGCGGCATCACTTTCAATCGTAAAAAGTTTGCCACCGATTTTGACAGGTTTAAG gGGCATAAAACAAGTGACAACTCATTAGAGAAGCTGGAGTTAGTTGAGAATGAAAAATCCGAAATGGAAGATGCGACAAATACCTGTGTtggtaagaagaggaagagaaaggAGAAGGGAACAGTTCCTG CATTGGTTTTAGACTCAGTGGACGGATTCTCCGTTttcaaaaattcgaaattgaaaaagGAAGCTGCCAGTGAAGAGAATGATCAATCTGCAAATGAACTGCTTGAGGGAAAAAAAGAATATCATCGGCAATTGGAG AGGGATGCACTTTTCCGGAAGTTACACGGCATTCATGTTTCTGGAAGTAATGTCCCTTCGCCATTGCACAGTTTTGCAGAATTAAGATCAAG ATATAAATGTCGATTATATCTATTACGCAACCTGGCAGAACTGGGATTCAAAGAACCAACACCAATCCAAAGACAGGCTATTCCAGTCCTCTTATCT GGACGGGAATGCTTTGCTTGTGCACCTACTGGTTCTGGAAAAACATTTGCTTTTGTCTTTCCAATACTTGTGAAACTCAAG GATACTTCAAATGATGGTGTCCGAGCTGTAATTCTTTCCCCTACAAAAGAGTTAGCTGCTCAGACTACAAGAGAATGCAGAAAGTTGGCTAAAGGGAAGAAGTTCTACATCAGGTTGATGACTAAAAAGCTCGCTAAAAGTGGAGACTTTTCTAAATTGCGATGTGATATACTCATCTCGACACCATTGCGCTTACAGTTTGCTATCCGCAAAGGAAAGCTTGATTTAAGTAG GGTTGAATTTCTTGTCTTAGATGAATCGGATAAGCTTTTTGAGCCTGGCTTGCTAGAGCAGGTTGATTTTGTGGTGAACGCGTGCACAAATCCTTCAATTCTTCGGTCGTTGTTCAGTGCTACTTTACCTGATATAGTTGAAGACAGAGCGCGTACAATAATGCATGATGCTGTTCGAGTCATTATTGGTAGGAA AAATTCTGCTTCCGAAACAATAAAGCAAAAGTTGGTATTCGTAGGGAGTGAAGAAGGAAAACTTCTAGCTCTTCGTCAAAGCTTTGCAGAG agTTTGAATCCACCGGTGCTAGTATTCGTTCAAAACAAGGAGCGTGCAAAGGAGCTATATGACGAACTAAAATTGGAAGATTTTCGAGCTGATGTTATCCATTCAGATCTTTCTCAGACACAG AGAGAAAATGCTGTTGATAACTTTAGAGCTGGAAAAACATGGGTTCTAATTGCCACGGATGTGGTGTCCCGGGGAATGGATTTCAAAGGGGTCAACTGCGTATTAAATTATGATTTTCCAGACGCTGCTGCAGCATACATTCACAGAATTG GACGTACCGGAAGAGCAGGAAGGAGAGGAGAGGCTATTACATTTTATACTGAAGCAGATATTCCTTTTTTGAGGAACATAGCAAATGTTATTACTTCTTCTGGTGGTGAGGTTCCCGAGTGGATCATGTCAATGACCAAGAAAAAGTGGAAGAAACACAGGCCACAAAGAGAAACCATTTCAACTCAGCCAGATATATGA
- the LOC107762478 gene encoding protein OSB2, chloroplastic-like, whose protein sequence is MNFLTKTIANRALSSSSYPQKYQLFLSFSRFASKTTTPRKSKIPKPQEPSSSYSLTPPKIETNEAENVSSWPKPSEIPYQSKVANLVNLVGFVQTPIQFETSPDGNYCAGTVLAHENNDNNNNSILMIPVVFVGDLAHVVACHVKENDCVYVSGKFSMDPLPCEIMDKYEFSFHIVAENVNFVQGLKQIAPRKERGQFVYPKSSTKQQHSDNEKDICLSTLENDDSVVNSGGSKSEGGDEWRDLIKNPKQWWDCRKAKLDGIVKARHPDFKKKDNSSIALWLENAPRWVLEGVEGLEFDVYVPKSKGVGKEVDSWKDLLENPDKWWDNRATKSNQKAPDFKHKNTGIGLWVDNSPDWVLSQLPPSRDQRASYKMNQS, encoded by the coding sequence ATGAATTTCTTAACAAAAACAATAGCAAATAGAGCTTTATCCTCCTCTTCATATCCCCAAAAATACCaactttttctatctttttcaagATTTGCCTCTAAAACAACAACCCCAAGAAAATCcaaaatcccaaaaccccaaGAACCCTCTTCATCTTACTCACTTACCCCTCCAAAAATTGAAACTAATGAAGCTGAAAATGTATCTTCTTGGCCAAAGCCTAGTGAAATCCCTTACCAATCAAAAGTTGCTAATTTAGTCAATCTTGTTGGTTTTGTGCAAACCCCAATTCAATTTGAAACTTCCCCTGATGGGAATTACTGTGCTGGTACTGTTCTTGCTCATGagaataatgataataataataactctaTTTTGATGATTCCTGTTGTGTTTGTTGGTGATTTAGCTCATGTTGTGGCTTGTCATGTGAAGGAAAATGATTGTGTTTATGTATCTGGGAAATTTTCTATGGATCCATTGCCTTGTGAAATAATGGATAAATATGAGTTCTCTTTTCATATTGTTGCTGAAAATGTTAACTTTGTTCAAGGTCTGAAACAAATAGCTCCCCGAAAGGAGAGGGGACAGTTTGTTTATCCGAAAAGTAGTACTAAGCAGCAGCATTCTGATAATGAGAAAGATATTTGCTTGTCTACTTTGGAAAATGATGATTCTGTTGTTAATTCGGGTGGGAGCAAGTCAGAGGGAGGTGATGAATGGAGGGACCTTATCAAGAATCCGAAACAATGGTGGGATTGTCGGAAGGCGAAGTTAGATGGGATTGTAAAAGCAAGGCACCCTGATTTCAAGAAGAAGGATAATAGTAGTATTGCATTGTGGCTTGAGAATGCGCCGAGGTGGGTACTTGAGGGAGTTGAAGGACTTGAATTTGATGTATATGTTCCGAAATCTAAAGGAGTAGGAAAGGAGGTGGATTCTTGGAAAGATTTGTTGGAAAATCctgataaatggtgggataatagAGCTACTAAGTCGAATCAGAAAGCACCTGATTTTAAGCACAAGAATACTGGTATAGGGCTTTGGGTCGATAACTCACCAGATTGGGTGTTGTCTCAGTTGCCACCGTCGAGAGATCAACGTGCTAGTTACAAGATGAACCAGAGCTAA
- the LOC107762480 gene encoding beta-1,4-xylosyltransferase IRX9 yields the protein MVSIERSKKKVQLWKKAIVHFLLCFVMGFFTGFAPTGKGSLFSTRNSAIPKITQSNQTQPNMLYHSRLESETFNKPLLDETTTTIATTTIASEWSNLNDTRHSEKVLEEEEEEEEEEEEEEEEEGEERHEQEQNQDQDQDQEREEANGEFLNPRRLLIIVTPTSAKDQNRGMLLRRLSNTLRLIPQPILWVVVEQQNEDSNVSEILRKTGIMYRHLVFKENFTNIHEEVDHQRNVALNHIEHHKLSGIVHFASLSNVYDLSFFDQLRAIEGFGTWPMALLSANKKEVIIEGPVCDSSEVMGWHLKKANNSTDERPPIRVSSVAFNSSILWDPERWGRTSSIQDTSQDSLKFVRKEVLEDETKLMGIPPNDCSKILLWNLPLST from the exons ATGGTGTCTATAGAAAGATCAAAGAAAAAAGTGCAACTATGGAAGAAAGCAATTgttcattttcttctttgttttgttaTGGGATTTTTCACTGGCTTTGCTCCAACAGGCAAAGGTTCATTGTTTTCCACTAGGAATAGTGCTATTCCTAAAATTACTCAATCAAATCAAACACAACCAAATATGTTGTACCATTCAAGATTAGAAAGTGAGACTTTCAATAAACCTTTATTAGacgaaacaacaacaacaatagcaacgACAACAATAGCATCAGAATGGTCTAACTTAAACGATACGAGACATTCAGAAAAGGtcttagaagaagaagaagaagaagaagaagaagaagaagaagaagaagaagaagaaggagaagagcgACATGAACAAGAACAGAATCAGGATCAAGATCAAGATCAAGAACGAGAAGAAGCAAATGGAGAGTTCTTGAATCCGAGAAGGCTACTAATTATTGTCACTCCAACGAGCGCGAAAGATCAAAATAGAGGAATGCTACTAAGGAGATTATCAAACACATTGAGATTAATTCCACAACCAATTTTATGGGTGGTTGTGGAGCAACAAAATGAGGATTCAAATGTATCAGAAATACTTAGGAAAACAGGAATTATGTATAGACACTTGGTTTTTAAGGAGAATTTCACAAATATACATGAAGAAGTGGATCATCAAAGAAATGTGGCTCTTAATCACATTGAACATCACAAGTTAAGTGGGATTGTTCATTTTGCTAGCCTATCAAATGTCTATGATCTCAGTTTCTTTGATCAACTTCGAGCAATTGA GGGATTTGGGACATGGCCAATGGCATTATTATCTGCAAACAAGAAGGAAGTGATAATAGAGGGACCAGTTTGTGATTCATCTGAAGTTATGGGGTggcatttgaagaaagcaaataattcaacagatgAAAGGCCTCCAATTAGAGTTTCAAGTGTTGCTTTTAACAGTTCAATTCTTTGGGATCCAGAAAGATGGGGTCGCACTTCTTCTATTCAAGACACTTCTCAG GATTCTCTGAAATTTGTGAGAAAGGAAGTTCTTGAAGACGAAACTAAATTGATGGGAATTCCTCCAAATGATTGCTCCAAAATTTTGCTATGGAATCTCCCACTTTCAACATGA